In Chryseobacterium camelliae, one DNA window encodes the following:
- a CDS encoding OsmC family protein, protein MNVTVTASLGTTQYYTEVTAGDNKFITDEPVDKGGQNKGPNPFEILAASLASCTAATLRMYLDRKGWQAEKINVTVDLEHFPLTKRTIFKRGISFDGSELDTDQVKRLRTIAEACPVHKILTNDIEILTQFS, encoded by the coding sequence ATGAATGTAACCGTAACGGCAAGCCTTGGAACAACACAATATTATACGGAAGTAACTGCCGGTGACAATAAGTTCATCACCGATGAACCTGTAGATAAGGGCGGGCAGAACAAAGGACCAAACCCCTTTGAAATCCTGGCCGCATCTCTGGCCAGCTGTACCGCCGCTACCCTGAGAATGTACCTTGACAGGAAAGGCTGGCAGGCGGAAAAAATTAATGTCACCGTAGATCTTGAACATTTTCCTCTCACCAAAAGAACGATCTTCAAGCGCGGGATCAGTTTTGATGGCTCGGAACTTGATACAGATCAGGTGAAAAGGCTGCGGACCATTGCCGAGGCCTGTCCCGTTCATAAGATCCTGACAAATGATATCGAAATATTAACTCAATTCTCATAA
- a CDS encoding transketolase, translating to MSKSIEELKSLTTQIRRDILRMVHAVNSGHPGGSLGCTEYFTALYGKVMQYNLPFTMEGKNEDHFYLSNGHISPVFYSTLARFGFFPVDELRTFRKLDSRLQGHPTTHEGLPGVRIASGSLGQGLSVALGVALGKKLDGDDSLVYTLHGDGELQEGQIWEALMFAAAKKVDNVIATIDYNGRQIDGDTDDVLSLGNLHAKLEAFGWTVLEEKNGNDLEAVIGILEKAKTETGKDKPVAIILHTEMGFGVDYMMGSHSWHGKAPNDEQLDTAFKQLYLEAPADY from the coding sequence ATGAGTAAAAGTATCGAAGAGTTAAAATCTCTTACTACACAAATCAGAAGGGACATTTTAAGAATGGTTCACGCTGTGAATTCCGGGCACCCTGGGGGAAGCTTAGGCTGTACGGAATATTTTACGGCACTTTACGGAAAAGTAATGCAGTACAACCTTCCTTTTACGATGGAAGGCAAAAATGAAGACCATTTTTATCTTTCCAACGGTCACATTTCACCGGTATTCTATTCTACTCTGGCAAGATTCGGCTTTTTTCCGGTAGATGAACTGAGAACATTCAGGAAGCTGGACTCAAGGCTTCAGGGCCACCCGACTACTCATGAAGGTTTACCAGGCGTAAGGATTGCTTCAGGATCTTTAGGTCAGGGGCTTTCTGTTGCTCTGGGTGTGGCGTTAGGCAAAAAACTGGACGGAGATGATTCTTTGGTATACACACTTCACGGTGACGGTGAACTTCAGGAAGGCCAGATCTGGGAAGCCCTGATGTTTGCAGCAGCCAAAAAAGTAGACAACGTTATTGCTACGATCGATTATAATGGACGCCAGATTGACGGGGATACAGATGATGTATTGAGCCTGGGTAACCTTCATGCCAAGCTGGAAGCTTTCGGATGGACTGTTCTGGAAGAGAAAAACGGTAACGATCTGGAAGCGGTAATCGGAATCCTTGAAAAAGCGAAAACCGAAACCGGAAAAGACAAGCCTGTAGCCATCATCCTTCATACTGAAATGGGATTTGGTGTAGACTATATGATGGGAAGCCACTCATGGCACGGAAAAGCGCCTAATGATGAGCAGCTGGATACTGCCTTCAAACAGCTATATTTAGAAGCTCCGGCAGATTACTAA
- a CDS encoding GNAT family N-acetyltransferase, with protein MIEIQHNNDEKRGSFAAYVDGEQAGLMTYTWAGDTRFIIDHTEVEKAYNGKGVGKEMLYAAVSYARENGKKIIPLCPFAKANFQKHEELQDVMASQA; from the coding sequence ATGATTGAAATACAACACAACAACGACGAAAAACGAGGAAGCTTTGCAGCCTATGTAGATGGTGAGCAGGCCGGACTTATGACCTATACCTGGGCAGGAGATACACGCTTTATTATTGACCATACCGAAGTGGAGAAAGCCTATAACGGAAAAGGAGTAGGAAAAGAAATGCTGTATGCAGCCGTAAGCTATGCCCGCGAAAACGGAAAAAAAATCATTCCGCTCTGTCCTTTTGCCAAAGCCAACTTCCAGAAACATGAAGAACTCCAGGATGTCATGGCCAGCCAGGCCTGA
- a CDS encoding pirin family protein, whose product MSNIGLIIEEKAADIGNFLVGRLLPFREKRAVGPFVFIDHMGPAELKDYQNLDVPPHPHIGLSTLTYLLEGSIFHRDSIGNAIEIQPGAVNWMTAGKGVVHSERTPEYLRETDKKLHGFQIWVGLPKHLEQSEPTFHHTEAEDLPEWEENGVHYKLIAGEAFGKKSPVPVHSKLFFIEIKTKDAQNISIGKDLYGEAAMYVLDGTVDIEGNHYGSRQLLIAKDTKLCEFGMSENATVYLFGGEPFEEERFIFWNFVNSDKERLEEAKVNWHDQNHDAFPLVPGDEEEYVPLPKSILNRK is encoded by the coding sequence ATGTCAAATATCGGACTTATCATTGAAGAAAAAGCGGCAGATATAGGAAACTTTCTGGTTGGAAGACTTCTTCCTTTCCGCGAAAAGAGAGCTGTAGGACCTTTTGTGTTTATTGACCATATGGGCCCTGCTGAACTGAAAGACTACCAGAACCTGGATGTCCCGCCCCATCCGCATATCGGACTATCAACGCTGACGTACCTTTTGGAAGGGTCTATTTTTCACCGGGACAGCATCGGCAATGCCATTGAAATCCAGCCTGGGGCAGTCAACTGGATGACCGCAGGAAAAGGGGTTGTGCATTCTGAAAGGACCCCTGAGTATTTAAGAGAAACCGATAAGAAACTCCACGGGTTCCAGATTTGGGTAGGACTGCCGAAGCACCTTGAACAAAGTGAGCCTACTTTTCATCATACCGAAGCTGAGGACCTGCCGGAATGGGAAGAAAACGGGGTGCATTATAAACTGATCGCGGGTGAAGCTTTCGGAAAAAAATCTCCGGTTCCCGTACACAGTAAATTATTCTTTATCGAAATTAAAACCAAGGATGCGCAAAACATCAGTATCGGAAAAGACCTTTACGGTGAAGCTGCCATGTATGTCCTTGACGGGACGGTAGATATTGAAGGCAACCATTATGGTTCAAGACAGCTTCTCATTGCTAAAGACACAAAATTATGCGAGTTCGGGATGAGCGAAAATGCAACAGTGTACTTATTCGGCGGAGAGCCTTTTGAGGAAGAACGTTTTATATTCTGGAATTTTGTGAATTCAGACAAAGAACGCCTTGAAGAAGCTAAAGTGAACTGGCACGACCAGAACCACGATGCTTTCCCTTTGGTACCCGGCGACGAAGAGGAATATGTACCGCTCCCGAAATCTATTTTAAACAGAAAGTAA
- a CDS encoding NADPH-dependent FMN reductase, with amino-acid sequence MKILAFAGSTSSTSINRELVKFVLKDFRDEETDLIDLNDFAMPVFSVDLEKKGFPDEAHLFLSAIGACDAIICSLAEHNRSYSAAFKNIFDWASRINVKVFQNKPMLLMSTSPGGYGGGNVMNTAKTFFPQFGADIRQTFSLPKFYENFDAENGIINPDLLKELKDKTEAFRKEIHQPS; translated from the coding sequence ATGAAAATACTGGCCTTTGCAGGAAGTACGTCTTCCACTTCCATTAACCGAGAACTGGTAAAATTCGTACTAAAGGATTTCCGGGATGAAGAAACAGATCTTATAGACCTGAATGATTTTGCCATGCCTGTTTTTTCCGTGGACCTCGAAAAGAAAGGATTTCCGGATGAAGCCCACCTTTTCCTCAGTGCAATAGGAGCATGTGATGCAATCATCTGTTCCCTGGCAGAGCATAACCGATCTTACAGTGCTGCCTTCAAAAATATTTTCGACTGGGCTTCAAGAATCAATGTAAAAGTTTTCCAGAACAAACCAATGCTGCTGATGAGTACGTCTCCGGGCGGCTACGGCGGAGGGAATGTGATGAATACTGCCAAAACGTTTTTTCCTCAATTCGGGGCAGACATCAGACAGACGTTTTCATTACCGAAATTCTACGAAAATTTTGATGCAGAAAACGGAATTATCAATCCGGACCTGCTGAAAGAACTCAAAGATAAGACAGAAGCATTTAGAAAAGAAATTCACCAGCCATCATAA
- a CDS encoding sodium:solute symporter has protein sequence MNPGTTLLLFVFIYFIGLLVISYFTSRNSDNQSFFIGNKKSKWWLVAFGMIGTSLSGVTFISVPGTVGKITGTEYIFGGFEYYMMVIGFFIGYFIVAAILLPLYYKMNLTSIYTYLGRRFNVEAHKIGSIFFIISRAIGATARLYLVVNVLQIFLLEGLGVPFWVTAMVLLLMVLLYTFEGGVKTIVITDTLQTSFMIISLVACIVYILSNLNLSFGEAYTILEQKNYTHFINSDPNSKTFFLKTILGGIFITIAMTGLDQEMMQKNISVDNLHNSKKNMLTFAGTLLVVNLAFLFLGGLLYLFALQNGADYSKVPTLVEGKQVFSDVFGFRDASGNVKNIMGDDLFPALSLQGYFPMALSVIFIIGLISALFPSADGALTAVTSSYCVDLLNLNEDKTKTEKEKKHLRMKVHLTFTVVFFILIMVFKAMNDKSIVYLIMEIAGYTYGPLLGLFAFGIFTRFQISRKYAILAVTIAAPIVTYLINTTVTAYTDYRIGVELIILNGLLTFIGLWMVKSRSYLRVVD, from the coding sequence ATGAATCCAGGAACTACTCTCTTGCTATTTGTTTTTATTTATTTCATCGGATTGTTGGTGATTTCTTATTTTACAAGCCGGAATTCCGATAACCAATCGTTTTTCATTGGAAACAAAAAAAGCAAGTGGTGGCTCGTTGCCTTCGGGATGATCGGTACCAGCCTCAGCGGGGTGACCTTCATTTCAGTTCCGGGAACCGTAGGGAAAATCACAGGGACCGAATATATCTTCGGGGGCTTTGAATACTATATGATGGTGATCGGTTTCTTTATCGGGTATTTTATCGTGGCTGCCATCCTCCTTCCGCTGTATTACAAAATGAATCTCACCTCCATTTACACTTATCTGGGAAGAAGGTTCAATGTGGAAGCCCATAAAATAGGTTCCATATTCTTTATTATTTCGAGAGCGATCGGTGCAACAGCCAGATTGTACCTGGTAGTAAACGTGCTGCAGATCTTCCTCCTGGAAGGCTTAGGCGTACCGTTCTGGGTTACGGCTATGGTTTTGCTGCTGATGGTTTTACTGTATACTTTTGAAGGTGGCGTTAAAACGATTGTCATTACGGATACACTGCAAACCTCATTTATGATCATCAGCCTTGTAGCCTGTATCGTTTATATCCTTTCCAATCTGAATTTATCATTCGGGGAAGCTTACACGATCCTGGAACAGAAAAATTACACCCATTTTATCAATTCTGATCCCAACTCCAAAACGTTCTTCCTTAAAACCATTCTGGGCGGTATCTTCATCACGATAGCCATGACGGGACTGGATCAGGAAATGATGCAGAAAAATATTTCCGTGGACAACCTCCACAATTCCAAAAAAAATATGCTGACGTTTGCAGGAACATTACTTGTGGTAAACCTTGCTTTCCTGTTTTTAGGAGGGCTGTTGTACCTTTTTGCACTGCAGAACGGGGCAGACTATTCAAAGGTTCCCACTCTGGTTGAAGGCAAGCAGGTTTTTTCTGATGTTTTCGGATTCAGGGATGCTTCAGGGAATGTCAAAAACATTATGGGGGACGACCTCTTCCCTGCACTTTCGCTTCAGGGTTATTTCCCGATGGCCCTTTCGGTCATTTTTATCATCGGACTGATCTCGGCACTTTTTCCTTCTGCGGACGGAGCCTTAACTGCTGTCACCAGTTCTTATTGTGTTGACCTCCTGAACCTTAATGAAGATAAAACCAAGACCGAAAAAGAAAAGAAACATCTCCGCATGAAAGTACATCTTACATTCACGGTGGTTTTCTTTATCCTTATCATGGTTTTTAAAGCGATGAATGACAAATCCATCGTTTATCTTATCATGGAAATTGCAGGCTACACATATGGTCCGTTATTGGGTCTTTTCGCATTCGGTATCTTTACCAGATTCCAGATTTCAAGAAAATATGCTATTCTTGCCGTAACCATTGCAGCTCCTATAGTTACGTATCTGATCAATACTACAGTAACCGCATATACCGATTACCGTATCGGTGTGGAACTGATCATCCTGAACGGGTTGCTGACCTTCATTGGATTATGGATGGTTAAAAGCAGGTCATATCTGAGAGTGGTTGACTAA